From a single Grus americana isolate bGruAme1 unplaced genomic scaffold, bGruAme1.mat scaffold_495, whole genome shotgun sequence genomic region:
- the LOC129200792 gene encoding feather keratin Cos2-3-like, whose protein sequence is MSCYNQCQPCQPCGPTPLANSCNEPCVRQCQNSTVVIQPSPVVVILPGPILSSFPQSTAVGSSTSAAVGSILSRDGVPINSGCCDLSCITSRYCGSRRCPPC, encoded by the coding sequence atgtcctgctacaaccagtgccagccctgccagccctgcggcccgaccccgctggccaacagctgcaacgagccctgcgtcaggcagtgccagaactccaccgttgtcatccagccctcccccgtggtggtgattcttcctggccccatcctcagctccttcccacagagcactgccgtgggctcctccacctccgctgctgttggcagcatcctcagccgtGACGGAGTGCCCATCaactctgggtgctgtgacctctcctgCATCACCAGCCGCTACTGTGGCAGCAGAAGGTGCCCCCCTTGCTAA